TGCGGGCATGGTCGACGAAGCGCGTGCCATGGTCGAAGCCGGCCGAGTACATGCTCATCAGGCCCAGCCCGGCCAGCCACAGCATCGCCAGCAGCAGCGGGATGTCGAAGCCGTCCAGCAGCGGCTTCAGGCGCCGCCACAGCGGTGGCTTGCTCAGCACCGCGCTCATCGCGAGGCTCCCGCGGCCGGCGCCGCGGCGCCGCTCGCCGCGGCCGAGGCCGCCTGGCCCGGCAGCGGCACCGCGGCGATCGGGCGCTGCTGGCCGACCGGCGCCATGGTCTTGCTGGCCTGGGTCAAGGCGATGTCCTCCTCGCTGGGGTACAGGCCCGCCAGCATGAAGTCGAACACGCGCCGCGCGATCGGCGCCGCGGCGGTCGAGCCCCAGCCGGCGTTCTCGACGATCAGCGCCAGCGCGATCGTCGGGTTCTCGACCGGCGCGAAGGCGACATAGAGCGAATGGTCGCGCTTGCGCTCGTCGGCCTTGACGTCGCGGTACTTCTCGCCGGCGCGCAGGCCCACCGCCTGCGCGGTGCCGGTCTTGCCACCGCTCTGGTAGGGCGCGCCGGCGAACACCCGCTGCGAGGTGCCTTCCAGGGTCACGCCATGCATCGCGTTGCGGATCACGTTGACGTCCTCGGGCTTGAGCGGCAGCGGCGGCAGGGCGTCGCTGGCGACGCGGCGCTGCTCATGCTTGACCACGTCCTCCACCTCGCGCACCAAGCGCGGCCTGAAGCGCTGGCCGCCGCTGGCGATGGTCGAGTAGGCGGTGGCCAGCTGCAGCATCGTGAAGCTGTTGTAGCCCTGGCCGATGCCCAGCGAGATGGTCTCGCCGGCGAACCATTTCTGATTCGCCGGGCTCTTGGAGAAGTAGCGGCGCTTCCAGTCCTGCGACGGCAGCACGCCGGTGACCTCGCCCTGCAGGTCGATCTCGGTGCGGCGCCCCAGTCCGAAGGGCTCCAGCTCGTCATGGATCAGGTCCACGCCCATCTCGTTGGCCAGGCTGTAGAAGTACACATTGCTGGAACTGACGATGGCCAGGCGCATGTCCTTCGGGCCGGGCCGGTCCGACTCCGGGCTGCCGAAGGTGCGGCCGCCGAAGCTGTAGGTCAGATTGTCCATCACCACCGTGCCGGGCGCGCGCTTGCCGCTGGTCAGCGCGGCCATCGCCATCAGCGGCTTGTAGGTCGAGCCCGGCGGGTAGGTGCCGCGCAGCGCGCGGTTCAGCAGCGGCTTGTCGAGGTTCTCGTTCAGCTCGCGCCAGCTGTCGGCGTCGATGCCGTCGACGAACAGGTTCGGGTCGAAGGTCGGCTTGGAGACGAAGGCCAGCACCTCGCCGTTGCGCGGGTCGATCGCCACCAGCGCGCCGCGCCGGTCCTTGTAGAGCTCCTCGACCAGGGCCTGCAGCCGGATGTCGATCGACAGCATCAGCGTGTTGCCCGGCGTCGGCGGCTTGTAGGCCAGGCGCCGCACCGCGCGGCCGCCGGCGCTGGTCTCGACCTGCTCGAAGCCGGTCAGCCCGTGCAGCTCCTTCTCGTAGGCCTGCTCCAGGCCCAGCTTGCCGATGTACTCGGTGCCGCGGTAGTTGGCCAGCTCGTCCTCGTCCCAGTCGTCCATGGCCTTCTTCTCGGCCTGGTTGATGCGGCCGATATAGCCGATCAGGTGGCTGCCCACCTCGCCCAGCGGATAGCTGCGGAACAGCCGCGCCTTGATCTCGACGCCGGGGAAGCGGAAGCGCTGGGCGGTGAAGCGCGCCACCTCCTCGTCGCTGAGCTTGGTGCGGATCGGCAGCGACTCGAAGTTCTTGCTCTCCTCCATCAGCCGCTTGAAGCGGCGCCGGTCGCGCTGCTGGATCTCGACCACCTTGGCCAGCTCGTCGATCGTGGCCTCCAGGTCGCCGGCGCGGCTGGGCGTGATCTCCAGCGTATAGGCCGAGTAGTTGCTGGCCAGCACGATGCCGTTGCGGTCCTTGATCAGGCCGCGGTTCGGCACGATCGGCACGACCGTGACACGGTTGCTCTCGGCGCGCTCGGCCAGGCTGTCGTGCTGCAGCACCTGCAGATAGACCAGGCGCGCCACCAGCAGGCCGAAGCAGAACAGCACGAAGGCCGCCGCCGCCAGCACGCGCAGGCGGAAACGCGACAGCTCCTGTTCAATGTTCTTGAGAACGGTCACAACGGTCGATGGGCATCGGGATCGGGCGGACGGCGCTGCGGCGCCAGCAGCAGCCAGCTGGCCAGCGGCCACAGCAACGCCTCGAACAGCGGCGCCAGCAGCAGCGACCAGCCGGGCCACATGCCGCCCACCATCAGGCGCACCACGATCGAGATCGCATGGGCCAGCAGGAACAGCGGCAGGATATGCGCGGCCTGGCCGGCCAGGCCGAACCACAGCAGGCGCCGGTGCAGCGCGATCGCGCCGAAGCTCAGCACGCTGTAGGCCAGCGCATGCTGGCCCAGCAGCGCACCATGCTGCACGTCCACCGCCAGGCCGAACACGAAGGCCCAGCCGACGCCGACGCGGCGCGGCTGGTGCACGTTCCAGAACACCAGCACCAGGGCCAGCACATCCGGCATCCAGGGCTGGCGGCCCACGGGCACCATGTCGATGACCAGGGCCAGCAGCAGGCTCAGGCCGATGAACAGCGGATTGGCGGGCAGCAGCAGCTGGGCGCCACGCGGCATGATCATGGTTTGTGGGCTCCCGTCTTGGCAGCGCGTGCCGGCGCCGATGCGGCCGCCGCGGCCGAGGCCGCCTGCGCCTCGCCGCGCGCCTTCTCCAGCTCCAGCAGCGGCCCCAGCACCAGCACATGGCGCACGTTGTCCAGCTGCGCCACCGGCTGCAGGGTCACGCGCGCGAAGCTGCTGTCGCCGCGCCGCTCCACCACGCTGATCTTGGCCACCGGCAGACCGGGCGGGTAGACCCCGTCCAGGCCCGAGGTGGTCAGCAGGTCGCCCTGCTTGACGTCCGCGTTGGCGGCCATGAAGCGCAGCTCCATCGTGCCGCCCTCGGCGCCGCCGAAGGCCGCGCCGCGCTGCTGGCTGCGGGTGTTCAGCACCGGAATCGCCGCGTCCTTGTCGGACAGCAGGGTCACCTCCGAGGAGAACATATAGACCCGCGTCACCTGGCCCAGCACGCCGGCGTCATTGATCACCGGGGCACCGGCGCGGACGCCCTGGTGGCTGCCGCGGTCGATCACGACGCGGCGCGAATAAGGGTCGGCGGCCTCGTACAGCACCTCGGCCGCGATCGAGGGCACCTGCAGCGCCGGGCGCAGCTCCAGCAGCGCGCGCAGGCGCTGGTTCTCCAGCTGCAGCTGCTCGGCGCGCGACAGGCGCTCGGCCTGCTGCACCAGTTGGCGGCGCGCCTGGTCCTCGGCGGCCATCGCACGCTCGGTGCCGCGCAGGTAATCGCCACCGCGCTCCCAGGCATCGACCGGCGCCAGCAGCGCCCGCTGCAGCGGATGCAGCACCAGGGCCAGCGCCGCGCGGGCCGGCGTGGTCAGCTTGAAGCGCGCGTCGGCCACCATCAGGAAGACGGCCAGCGCGGCGCAGAACAGCAGCTTGGTCAGGGCCGAGGTGCCCTGGCGGAAGAAAGGCGGCGGGGTGCGATCCAGGGTGCCCAGTGGCATGGCGTGAGAAGGTTCAGACCGCGTTGGAACGAAGAAGGGGCCCGCAGGCCCCGTCGCTGGCGTTTACTCCGAGGTGAAGATGGAGCCGAGGCGCTCCATGCGCTCCAGCGCCATGCCGCAACCGCGCACCACGCAGGTCAGCGGGTCCTCGGCCACCAGCACCGGCAGGCCGGTTTCCTCGGCCAGCAGGCGGTCCAGGTCGCGCAGCAGCGCGCCGCCGCCGGTCAGCATCATGCCGCGCTCGGCGATGTCGGCGCCCAGCTCGGGCGGGGTCTGCTCCAGCGCGTTCTTCACCGCCGAGACGATCTGGTTCAGCGGGTCGGTCAGGGCTTCCAGGATCTCGTTGCTGGAGATCGTGAAGCTGCGCGGCACGCCCTCGCTGAGGTTGCGGCCCTTGACCTCCATCTCCTTGACCTCGGAGCCGGGGAAGGCGGAGCCGATGTTCTTCTTGATGGCCTCGGCGGTGGGCTCGCCGATCAGCATGCCGTAGTTGCGGCGGATGTAGTTGATGATGGCCTCGTCGAACTTGTCGCCGCCGACGCGGACCGAGCCCTTGTAGACCATGCCGCCCAGCGAGATCACGCCGACCTCGGTGGTGCCGCCGCCGATGTCGACCACCATCGAACCGGAGGCTTCCGAGACCGGCAGGCCGGCACCGATCGCGGCGGCCATCGGTTCCTCGATCAGGTAGACCTCGGAGGCGCCGGCGCCCAGCGCGGACTCACGGATAGCGCGGCGCTCGACCTGGGTCGAGCCACAGGGCACGCAGATGATGATCCTCGGGCTCGGCTTGAGCATCTTCGAGTCGTGCACCATCTTGATGAACTGCTTGAGCATCTGCTCGGTGACGGTGAAGTCGGCGATCACGCCGTCCTTCATCGGGCGGATCGCCTCGATATTGCCGGGCACCTTGCCGAGCATGGCCTTGGCCTCGGCGCCGACGGCCTGGATGGTCTTCTTGCCGTTGGGACCGCCCTCGTGGCGGATGGCGACGACCGAGGGCTCGTCGAGCACGATGCCCTTGCCGCGAACGTAGATCAGGGTGTTGGCGGTGCCGAGGTCGATGGCGAGGTCGGTCGAGAAATAGCGACGCAGGGAAGCGAACATGGTGTGTGGGAGAAGCGCCTTCAGAGCATCTGAGCCGGTGGATGAGATCGCGCTGAGGGCTGGCTTGGGGGGCTGGGCGGTTCAAAAAGAGGCAGCCCCAGAATCACCTGAGGGCTGCCATCGGACTTGTTCGCACCATGTGCGACGAGGCCGCGCGGACCAGGGAAAGCCACGCAGCCCCGTTGTCATGGAGTTAGGCGGCGATAATACCCGATCACCCCTGCTTTCTTGGTAGCGCAAGCCCGCATCGGGCCTTTGTTTTTGCCACTTTTCGATACGCCCGACCCATGGCCCTGACCCCTCAAGATGTCAGCCGCATCGCCAATCTGGCGCGGCTGGAACTGGCCGATTCCGAGCAGGCCGCATTGCTCGGTCAGCTCAACGGCTTCTTCTCCATCGTCGAGCAGATGAGCGCGGTGGACACCAGCGGCGTCGAGCCGCTGTACACCCCGCTCTCCGCGGTGCAGGACGTCCAGCTGCGCCTGCGCGAGGACGCGGTCACCGAGACCGACCAGCGCGAGCTGAACCAGCGCAGCGCTCCGGCCGTCGAGGACGGCCTGTTCCTGGTGCCGAAGGTGATCGAATAATGACGACGACAAGAACCCAATCCCTGCATCAGATGGGCGTGGCCGAACTGGGCCGCGCGCTGGCCGAAAAGGCCGTTTCCAGCCGCGAGGCGACGACGCAGCTGCTTGCAAGAGTTACCACTCACGACGCGGCGCTGGGCGCCTTCCTGCATGTCGATGCCGAGGCCGCGCTGGCCGCGGCCGACGCGGCCGATGCCCGCCGCGCCGCCGGCGAGGCGGGCGCCCTGCTGGGCGTGCCGATGGCGCACAAGGACATCTTCGTCACCCGGGACATGCCCACCACCGCCGGCTCGAAGATGCTGGCCGGCTACCGCAGCCCCTTCGACGCCACCGTGGTGGCGCGCCTGGCCGCGGCCGGCACCGTCTCCCTGGGCAAGCTGAACTGCGATGAGTTCGCGATGGGCTCGGCCAACGAGAACTCGGCCTACAAGCCGGTCGCCAACCCCTGGGACGCCAGCCGCGTGCCGGGCGGCTCCTCGGGCGGCTCGGCCGCCGCGGTGGCGGCCCGCCTGGTGCCGGCCGTCACCGGCACCGACACCGGCGGCTCGATCCGCCAGCCGGCCAGCTTCACCGGCATCACCGGCATCAAGCCGACCTATGGCGTCTGCAGCCGCTACGGCATGATCGCCTTCGCCTCCAGCCTGGACCAGGCCGGCCCGATGGCCCGCTCGGCCGAGGACTGCGCGCTGCTGCTGTCCGCGATGAGCGGCTTCGACGAGCGCGACGCCACCAGCATCCAGCAGCCGCCGCAGGACTTCCATGCCCAGATGCTGGCCGCGCGCGAGGGCGCCACGGCGGCCCAGCCCTTGCGCGGTCTGCGCATCGGCCTGCCCAAGGAATTCTTCCCGGCCGGCCTGTCGGCCGATGTGGACAAGGCGGTGCGCGAGGGCCTGGCCCAGCTGCAGAAGCTGGGCGCCACCCTGGTAGACGTCAGCCTGCCGCGCACCGAGCTGGCGATTCCCGTCTACTACATCATCGCGCCGGCCGAGGCCAGCTCGAACCTCTCCCGCTTCGACGGCGTCAAGTTCGGCCACCGCGCCGCCGAGTACGGCGACCTGCTGGACATGTACAAGAAGACCCGTGCCGAGGGCTTCGGCGCCGAGGTCAAGCGCCGCATCATGATCGGCACCTATGTGCTGAGCCATGGCTACTACGACGCCTACTACCTGCAGGCGCAGAAGCTGCGCCGCATGATCGCCGACGACTTTCAGCAGGCCTTCACCCAATGCGACCTGATCGCCGGCCCGGTGGCGCCGACGGTGGCCTGGCAGGCCGGCCAGAAGGATGCCGACCCGGTCAAGGCCTACCTGGCCGACATCTTCACCCTGCCCGGCTCGCTGGCCGGCCTGCCCGGCATGAGCGTGCCGGTGGGCTTCGGCGAGGGCGGCATGCCGGTGGGCCTGCAGCTGCTGGGCAACTATTTCAAGGAGGGTCAGCTCTTGCATGCCGCCCATGCGCTGCAGCAGGCGACCGACTGGCACCAACAGGCTCCGGCCGGATATTGAGTTATGACGACGAGCAAACTGACTTCACCGTTGATCCGGGGCTATGAGGTGGTGATCGGGCTGGAGAACCATGTCCAGCTGTCCACCCAATCGAAGATCTTCAGCGGCAGCTCCACCGCCTTCGGCGCCGAGCCCAACACCCAGGCCAGCCCGGTCGACCTGGCCCTGCCCGGCACCCTGCCGGTGCTGAACCGCGCCGCGGTCGAGCGCGCGATCCGCTTCGGCCTGGCGGTCGGCGCCAAGGTGGCACCGCTGTCAATCTTCGCGCGCAAGAACTACTTCTACCCCGACCTGCCCAAGGGCTACCAGATCAGCCAGTTCGAGATCCCGGTGGTGCAGGGCGGCAAGATCGAGTTCTTCGTCGGCGACGTCAAGCACTCGGTCAACCTGACCCGCGCGCACCTGGAAGAGGACGCGGGAAAAAGCCTGCACGAGGACTACCACGGTCAGAGCGGCATCGACCTGAACCGCGCCGGCACGCCGCTGCTGGAAATCGTCTCCGAGCCCGACATGCGCTCCGGCGCCGAGGCGGCCGAGTACGCCAAGACCCTGCACGCCCTCGTGATGTGGCTGGGCATCTGCGACGGCAATATGCAGGAAGGCTCGTTCCGCTGCGACGTCAACGTCTCGGTGCGCAAGCCCGGCGCACCCTATGGCACGCGCCGCGAGATCAAGAACCTGAACAGCTTCCGCTACCTGCTGCAGGCGGTGGACTACGAGGTGAACTGGCAGATCGACCAGATCGAGGATGGACTGAGCATCCAGCAGGCCACCGTGCTGTTCAACCCCGACACCGGCGAGACCCGCGCGATGCGCAGCAAGGAGGACTCGGCCGACTACCGCTACTTCCCCGACCCCGACCTGCCGCCGCTGGTGATCGCGCCGGAATGGGTGGAGCGGGTCAAGGGCGAGATGCCGGAGCTGCCGGCGGTGATGGCGGCGCGCTTCGAGAGCGTCGACGGCCTGCCGGCCTATGACGCGACGATGATGACCCAGAGCCTGGGCACTGCGCGCTATTACGAGGCCGCCCGCGAGGCCTGCAAGGCGCCCAAGCTGGTGGCCAACTGGATCATGGGCGAGATCTCGCGCCGGCTGAATGCCGAGGAGCGCGGCATCGAGGCCGCGCCGGTGACGCCCGCCACCCTGGCGGCGCTGATCCAGCGCATCCAGGACGGCACGATCTCGAACAACGCCGCCAAGCAGGTGTTCGAGGAACTCTGGACCGTCGGCGGCGAGGTGGACGCCATCATCGAGGCCAAGGGCCTGAAGCAGATGAGCGACACCGGCGAGCTGGAGCGCATCCTCGACGAGGTGCTGGCCGCCAATGCGAAATCGGTCGAGGAGTTCCGCGCCGGCAAGGAAAAGGCCTTCAACGCCCTCGTGGGTCAGGCCATGAAGGCCACCAAGGGCAAGGCCAATCCGGCCGCAGTGAACGAGCTGCTGAAGAAAAAACTCGGCTAAGCCTCGTCGACTTGACCAGAAAAAACCGGGCCTCGACCCGGTTTTCTTCTTGACGCGTCGTCAGTCCAGACTGCCGGGCGGCGCCCCCGCCCAGAGCCGCTTCAAGCGCGCCAGCTCGATGTCATAGAGCTTGCTGACCCGCACCAGCTCGGCCTTCTGGTTGTCGATCAGCACGCGCTGCGCCTCGGCCGCCACCTCGTTGGCGTCAAGCTGCTGGCGCAGCTTGGCCGGCATCGCCTTGCCCTTGTAGAACTCGGCCTCGTCGAGCAGCGGCTTGCGCTCGGTAGCCAGTTCCTGCACGCGCTTCTCGGACACCTGCATGGCCTTGTTGACATCGTCCAGCGCCGCCTCGCGCGCCGCCTGGTGCGCCGCCTCGTTGCGGTAGCGCTGCATCAGGTTGCGATCGCGCCGCACCGCATCCTGCAGCGCCGCGCGCTCCAGCGCCGCCTTGCGCTCCCTGGCCTCGTAGGCCGCGCGTTCCTCCGGCGACATCGCCGGCGGCACGATCGCGCGCAGCGAGCCATCGGCATTCAGGATGCGCTGCTCGCGGCTGTTGCACTCGGAGATCAGCCGGTCCGAGGTCAGCCGGCGGCCGTCGGCCGTCACGCAGCTGTAGATCGCGCCGATGCCACCGCCCTTGGGCTGGGCCCAGGCACCGGCGGCCAGCAGCGGACCGATCAGGGAGAGGGAAACAGCAGCGGCGGCGGCAGCGGTCTTGTGCATCAGACTCCGTAGCGGTCTCGGTAGGCCTGCACCGCGGCCTGGTGGCCGGCAGCGGCGGGATGGCTGGTGGTTTGGAGATACTGCAACAGGTCCGCCAGGCCGGCAATCGCAGTGACGGGCAGTTGCAGCTGCTGCGTCACATACTGGACCGCCGACCAGGCCATGTCGACGCCATTCTCGGCCGCCTTTTCCTGGCGGTCCAGCGCGATCGCCACGCCGCAGGGCGTGGCGCCGGCGGCCTGGATCATCGCGATCGACTCGCGCACCGAGGTACCGGCCGAGATCACGTCGTCGATGATCAGCACCCGGCCCTTGACCGGCGCGCCGACCAGGGTGCCGCCCTCGCCATGGTCCTTGGCTTCCTTGCGGTTGTAGGCGAAGGGCTTGTTGTGGCCCAGGCGCGCCAGCTCCATCGAGACCGCCGCTGCCAGCGTGATGCCCTTGTAGGCCGGGCCGAAGATCATGTCGAAGGGCAGGCCGGAGGCGATCAGGCGCTGCGCGTAGAAGCCGGCCAGGCGGCCCAGCTTGGCGCCGTCGTCGAACAGCCCGGCATTGAAGAAATAGGGGGACAGGCGCCCGGCCTTGGTCTTGAACTCGCCGAAACGCAGCACGCCCGCCTCCACCGCGAAGGCGACGAATTCCTGGGCCAGGGGATCGGGGGTACGGCTGCTCATGGGATGGCGATAGGTGCGGGTTGGAATCGGCACGCATTGTAGATAGGGCGCCACCCCAAGGAAAAAGGCCCGGCCCCTAAACAAGGGGCCGGGCCTCGGCGCGGGGCCGTTCGTGGTGGCTGTTTTTTAGAACAGCGCCTTGAACTGGACGCCGTAGGTGCGCGGGTCGTTGATGAAGCCGGTCATGTTGTCGAAGTCGATGGCCCCGGTGACGCGGATCTGGTTGGTGATGTTGCGGCCGAAGACGGCCGCCTCGTACTTGCCATTGCCCCAGATGTAGCCCAGGCGCAGGCCGCCTTCCAGCAGCGCCCGGCCGGTGTACTCCTTCGAGTCGTACAGGAAGTAGTTGACCTTGGAGCGGTAGGCCCAGTCCGTGTAGATGAAGAACTCGTCGCCGGAGGGCATCGGGATCGCGTAGCGGGCCGTGACGTTGGCGATCCACTTCGGCGCATTCGGCAGCACATTGCCGGAGATGCTGTAGTTGCCGCCGGCCACCAGGGGATCCAGCACGACGGGGTTGCTGCCCGAGCGTGGCAGGGCCAGGGTCCGGTCCTTGATCTCGGTGTCGTTGTAGCTGGTGCCGAGGGTCAGCAGCAGGTTGTCGATCGGGATCAGATCCAGGTTCAGTTCGAAGCCGCGACCTTGCCCCTTGCTGGCATTGAGCAGGGTGTTGAAGTTGCTGGTGCCGCCGACCGCGGTGATCTGCTGGTCCTTCACCGTGTAGGTGAACACATTGGCCGACAGGCGCGCACGGCGGTCCCAGAACTCCGACTTCACACCGGCCTCATAGGAGGTGACGGTTTCCGGGCGGGCCTGGCTGAGCGGGCCGAAACCGCTAGCCGGGTAGATCGACGCGGCGCGGAAGCCGGTGGCAACGCGGGCGTAGAGATTGATCTCCTTGCTCAGCGCGTAGGTGCCGGACAGATCCCAGCTGACCTTCTTGTTGTCGGTGCTGGCGCTGGTGCCGTTGCTGGTGTTGACCGTGCCGGACTGCAGGGCCAGGTCCTTCTTGTCCTGGGTGTAGCGCAGGCCGCCGCGCACGTTCAGCGCCGGGCTCAGCTGATAGTTGACCGAGCCGAACAGGGCCCAGGCCTTGTTGGTCTGGCGGGTCACGACGAACGAGGGGGTCGGGGTCGCATAGTCGCCCTGCACCATGTCGTAGCGCTCATCGAACAGGTAGAGACCGCCCTGCCAGCGCAGCGGGCCGGCGGTCGTGGACTCGACGCGCAGCTCCTGGCTCAGCTGGCGATGGTTCTTGAGGGCGTCCGAGGTCTCCATCTGCCAGGTGGCATGGCCTTCGCCGCCGGCATAGGGCGTGGGGCGCGGATCGGCGGAGAAGGGGTTGTGATAGATGTAGCCGCCGTCGATGTCGGCGCGGCTGAAGGGCTGGACCGCCTCGATCGCGGTGATCGAATGCAGGTTGAAGCCGTCGAAGCCCCATTTCAGGCGAGCGCTGCCGCCGGTGGCGTGCAGGCGCTGGGTGTTCTGGCCATCGAAATAGGCCTTCTCGGGATCGAAGCCGTCCACCAGCTCATTGTTGCTGCCCGGCTTGATGACGTTGCCGCGGAACATGCGCGGCGAACCCTTGAGCTCGCGGTTGTGCACATTGAACAGGGCGCTGAAGTCCTGGCCCGGCTCGTACAGGGCCTGCAGGCGCACCGCGCGGTCGTTGTAGCCCTCGGTTTCCTTGGTCACGGCGGTGGGCAGCTGGTTCTTGACCCAGTTGTCGCGGCGCTGGACCTGGGCCGACAGGCGGGCCGACCAGGCACCGCCCAGGGGCAGGTTGAAGGCGCCCTCGGCATTGGCCGTGCCGTAGGTGCCGTAGGACACGTTGAAGTAGCCCTCCTGCTTCTTCGAGGGCTTGACCGACTCGAACTTCACCACGCCGGCCGGCGTGTTGCGGCCGAACAGCGTGCCCTGCGGGCCGGCGATCACCTCGATGCTCTTCATGTCGAAGGCCGGGAAGCCCTTCAGGATCGGGTTCTCCTGCACCACATCGTCATAGATCAGCGAGACCGGCTGCGAGGCATTCAGGCGGAAGTCGGTGTTGCCCAGGCCGCGGATGTAAAAGCGCGGGAAGGCACGGCCGAACGAGGATTCGATG
This genomic stretch from Roseateles sp. DAIF2 harbors:
- the mrdA gene encoding penicillin-binding protein 2, which encodes MTVLKNIEQELSRFRLRVLAAAAFVLFCFGLLVARLVYLQVLQHDSLAERAESNRVTVVPIVPNRGLIKDRNGIVLASNYSAYTLEITPSRAGDLEATIDELAKVVEIQQRDRRRFKRLMEESKNFESLPIRTKLSDEEVARFTAQRFRFPGVEIKARLFRSYPLGEVGSHLIGYIGRINQAEKKAMDDWDEDELANYRGTEYIGKLGLEQAYEKELHGLTGFEQVETSAGGRAVRRLAYKPPTPGNTLMLSIDIRLQALVEELYKDRRGALVAIDPRNGEVLAFVSKPTFDPNLFVDGIDADSWRELNENLDKPLLNRALRGTYPPGSTYKPLMAMAALTSGKRAPGTVVMDNLTYSFGGRTFGSPESDRPGPKDMRLAIVSSSNVYFYSLANEMGVDLIHDELEPFGLGRRTEIDLQGEVTGVLPSQDWKRRYFSKSPANQKWFAGETISLGIGQGYNSFTMLQLATAYSTIASGGQRFRPRLVREVEDVVKHEQRRVASDALPPLPLKPEDVNVIRNAMHGVTLEGTSQRVFAGAPYQSGGKTGTAQAVGLRAGEKYRDVKADERKRDHSLYVAFAPVENPTIALALIVENAGWGSTAAAPIARRVFDFMLAGLYPSEEDIALTQASKTMAPVGQQRPIAAVPLPGQAASAAASGAAAPAAGASR
- the mreD gene encoding rod shape-determining protein MreD; protein product: MIMPRGAQLLLPANPLFIGLSLLLALVIDMVPVGRQPWMPDVLALVLVFWNVHQPRRVGVGWAFVFGLAVDVQHGALLGQHALAYSVLSFGAIALHRRLLWFGLAGQAAHILPLFLLAHAISIVVRLMVGGMWPGWSLLLAPLFEALLWPLASWLLLAPQRRPPDPDAHRPL
- the mreC gene encoding rod shape-determining protein MreC, with amino-acid sequence MPLGTLDRTPPPFFRQGTSALTKLLFCAALAVFLMVADARFKLTTPARAALALVLHPLQRALLAPVDAWERGGDYLRGTERAMAAEDQARRQLVQQAERLSRAEQLQLENQRLRALLELRPALQVPSIAAEVLYEAADPYSRRVVIDRGSHQGVRAGAPVINDAGVLGQVTRVYMFSSEVTLLSDKDAAIPVLNTRSQQRGAAFGGAEGGTMELRFMAANADVKQGDLLTTSGLDGVYPPGLPVAKISVVERRGDSSFARVTLQPVAQLDNVRHVLVLGPLLELEKARGEAQAASAAAAASAPARAAKTGAHKP
- a CDS encoding rod shape-determining protein yields the protein MFASLRRYFSTDLAIDLGTANTLIYVRGKGIVLDEPSVVAIRHEGGPNGKKTIQAVGAEAKAMLGKVPGNIEAIRPMKDGVIADFTVTEQMLKQFIKMVHDSKMLKPSPRIIICVPCGSTQVERRAIRESALGAGASEVYLIEEPMAAAIGAGLPVSEASGSMVVDIGGGTTEVGVISLGGMVYKGSVRVGGDKFDEAIINYIRRNYGMLIGEPTAEAIKKNIGSAFPGSEVKEMEVKGRNLSEGVPRSFTISSNEILEALTDPLNQIVSAVKNALEQTPPELGADIAERGMMLTGGGALLRDLDRLLAEETGLPVLVAEDPLTCVVRGCGMALERMERLGSIFTSE
- the gatC gene encoding Asp-tRNA(Asn)/Glu-tRNA(Gln) amidotransferase subunit GatC; the encoded protein is MALTPQDVSRIANLARLELADSEQAALLGQLNGFFSIVEQMSAVDTSGVEPLYTPLSAVQDVQLRLREDAVTETDQRELNQRSAPAVEDGLFLVPKVIE
- the gatA gene encoding Asp-tRNA(Asn)/Glu-tRNA(Gln) amidotransferase subunit GatA, producing the protein MTTTRTQSLHQMGVAELGRALAEKAVSSREATTQLLARVTTHDAALGAFLHVDAEAALAAADAADARRAAGEAGALLGVPMAHKDIFVTRDMPTTAGSKMLAGYRSPFDATVVARLAAAGTVSLGKLNCDEFAMGSANENSAYKPVANPWDASRVPGGSSGGSAAAVAARLVPAVTGTDTGGSIRQPASFTGITGIKPTYGVCSRYGMIAFASSLDQAGPMARSAEDCALLLSAMSGFDERDATSIQQPPQDFHAQMLAAREGATAAQPLRGLRIGLPKEFFPAGLSADVDKAVREGLAQLQKLGATLVDVSLPRTELAIPVYYIIAPAEASSNLSRFDGVKFGHRAAEYGDLLDMYKKTRAEGFGAEVKRRIMIGTYVLSHGYYDAYYLQAQKLRRMIADDFQQAFTQCDLIAGPVAPTVAWQAGQKDADPVKAYLADIFTLPGSLAGLPGMSVPVGFGEGGMPVGLQLLGNYFKEGQLLHAAHALQQATDWHQQAPAGY
- the gatB gene encoding Asp-tRNA(Asn)/Glu-tRNA(Gln) amidotransferase subunit GatB; protein product: MTTSKLTSPLIRGYEVVIGLENHVQLSTQSKIFSGSSTAFGAEPNTQASPVDLALPGTLPVLNRAAVERAIRFGLAVGAKVAPLSIFARKNYFYPDLPKGYQISQFEIPVVQGGKIEFFVGDVKHSVNLTRAHLEEDAGKSLHEDYHGQSGIDLNRAGTPLLEIVSEPDMRSGAEAAEYAKTLHALVMWLGICDGNMQEGSFRCDVNVSVRKPGAPYGTRREIKNLNSFRYLLQAVDYEVNWQIDQIEDGLSIQQATVLFNPDTGETRAMRSKEDSADYRYFPDPDLPPLVIAPEWVERVKGEMPELPAVMAARFESVDGLPAYDATMMTQSLGTARYYEAAREACKAPKLVANWIMGEISRRLNAEERGIEAAPVTPATLAALIQRIQDGTISNNAAKQVFEELWTVGGEVDAIIEAKGLKQMSDTGELERILDEVLAANAKSVEEFRAGKEKAFNALVGQAMKATKGKANPAAVNELLKKKLG
- the pyrE gene encoding orotate phosphoribosyltransferase; translated protein: MSSRTPDPLAQEFVAFAVEAGVLRFGEFKTKAGRLSPYFFNAGLFDDGAKLGRLAGFYAQRLIASGLPFDMIFGPAYKGITLAAAVSMELARLGHNKPFAYNRKEAKDHGEGGTLVGAPVKGRVLIIDDVISAGTSVRESIAMIQAAGATPCGVAIALDRQEKAAENGVDMAWSAVQYVTQQLQLPVTAIAGLADLLQYLQTTSHPAAAGHQAAVQAYRDRYGV
- a CDS encoding TonB-dependent receptor, which translates into the protein MSNKPQATRPLQLALSVSLALAAWPALAQTTSDKTQLETVTITAERRVENIKDVPTAVSSISGEKLEVLNSSGQDVRFLSGRVPSLNIESSFGRAFPRFYIRGLGNTDFRLNASQPVSLIYDDVVQENPILKGFPAFDMKSIEVIAGPQGTLFGRNTPAGVVKFESVKPSKKQEGYFNVSYGTYGTANAEGAFNLPLGGAWSARLSAQVQRRDNWVKNQLPTAVTKETEGYNDRAVRLQALYEPGQDFSALFNVHNRELKGSPRMFRGNVIKPGSNNELVDGFDPEKAYFDGQNTQRLHATGGSARLKWGFDGFNLHSITAIEAVQPFSRADIDGGYIYHNPFSADPRPTPYAGGEGHATWQMETSDALKNHRQLSQELRVESTTAGPLRWQGGLYLFDERYDMVQGDYATPTPSFVVTRQTNKAWALFGSVNYQLSPALNVRGGLRYTQDKKDLALQSGTVNTSNGTSASTDNKKVSWDLSGTYALSKEINLYARVATGFRAASIYPASGFGPLSQARPETVTSYEAGVKSEFWDRRARLSANVFTYTVKDQQITAVGGTSNFNTLLNASKGQGRGFELNLDLIPIDNLLLTLGTSYNDTEIKDRTLALPRSGSNPVVLDPLVAGGNYSISGNVLPNAPKWIANVTARYAIPMPSGDEFFIYTDWAYRSKVNYFLYDSKEYTGRALLEGGLRLGYIWGNGKYEAAVFGRNITNQIRVTGAIDFDNMTGFINDPRTYGVQFKALF